The window GCGCGGGCGAGCCGGCGAGGACACCGCCCACGGCCTTGGCCACAGCGATGACCAGGTTGGCGGCCAGCGCCACGAGGACGGTGACCTTGGTGTGCCGGTCGTCCTTCGAGGGGCCCTTGCCGTCGTCCGCCGCGGCCGGGCCGCCGTCGCCGTCCGGCGCCGCTCCCGCGCCCCCGCCCGTGCCGTCCGGCCGCCTCCCGGCCCCGCCGGGCGCCGGGGGGCGCTCGGGTGCCGTGTCGTGCTCCTCGGCCGTCCGTGCGGCCGTCTCCCGTTCCGAGGATGTCCCACTCACCCTTCGCCGACTGCCCCCGTGGGTGCGGATCACACCGTGCGACCGACCGAAAACGGGGAACGCGTTGCACCGGAAGCCCCCCGGCCCGCGAGGAGGAGCGATGGGCGGCGACGGCAACAGCGCATACGGCCACACGACGTTCTCCAGGTCCAGAAGCCATTTCACGGACCGCATCACCGCCGACGGCAGGGACGGCTGGCCGGTGACGGCGGGCCGGTACCGGCTGGTGGTCTCCCGCGCCTGTCCTTGGGCGAGCCGAGCGGTGGTCTCGCGCCGGCTGCTCGGTCTGGAGGACGCCCTGCCGATGGCGGTGGCCGACCCGATCCAGGACGACCGCAGCTGGCGGTTCACCCTGGATCCGGACGGCCGCGACCCGGTGCTCGGCATCCGCTTCCTGAGCGAGGCCTACGACCGCCGGGAGACGGACTACCCGGGCGGGGTGAGCGTGCCCGCGGTCGTGGACGTCCCGAGCGGGCGGCTGGTCACCAACGACTACCAGCAGCTCACCCTGGACCTGGCGACCGAGTGGACGTCCCTGCACCGGGACGGCGCGCCGGACCTGTACCCGGCGTCCCGGCGCGACGAGATCGACGAGGTGATGGCCGACGTCTACCGGGACGTCAACAACGGGGTGTACCGGGCCGGGTTCGCCAACGAGCAGAAGCAGTACGAGGAGGCGTGCACGGCGCTGTTCCGGCGGCTGGAACTGCTGGCGGAGCGGCTGGCCGGGCAGCGGTACCTGGTCGGCGACACCCTCACCGAGGCGGACGTCCGGCTGTTCACCACGCTGGTCCGGTTCGACGCCGTCTATCACGGCCACTTCAAGTGCAACCGCTGGAAGCTGGCCGAGAACCGGGTGCTGTGGGCCTACGCCAGAGACCTGTTCCAGACGCCCGGGTTCGGCGACACCGTCGACTTCGACCACATCAAGCGGCACTACTACCAGGTGCACACCGGCATCAACCCCACCGGCATCGTGCCGCTCGGCCCCGATCTCGCCGGTTGGCTGAGCCCCCATCACCGGGAGGAGCTGGGCGGCCGGCCGTTCGGCGACGGTACGGCGCCGGGTCCGGTGCCGGAGGGCGAACGAGTCGCTCCGGAGGGACGGCCCGCATGAAGGCGGCCCGACGAGGAACATGAGGGCGGCATGACGAGGAAGGAGTCAGACATGACCAAGAACAAGAAGAAGAAACTCCCTCTCGCCTACAAGCCGGTCGGGTTCGCGCTCAGCTGGGCGGGCGGCGCGCTGGCCGGCATGGCGTTCCGGCAGGCGTGGAAGGCGATCCGGCACGAGGACGACGCTCCTGACGCCCTGGACCCGGACCGGGGCTGGGGCGAGATCCTGCTGGCGGCGGCGGTCCAGGGCGCGATCTTCGCGGTGGTGCGCAGCGCCGTGGACCGCACGGGCGCGAAGGCCATCGAGCGGTCGACGGGTGTGTGGCCGTCGTCCGACAAGGGCGGCCGGGACTGAGCCTCGCGCGAAGGGCGCCTTCCGGTCCGTGGTCACGGCCGGGAGGCGCCCCCCTTGTTCCGTCCGGCGGGGCTCGGGGGCGTCACCCCGAGTCCGGCGCCCGTCACCCCTGCTTGGGCGCCCTGTTGGGGACCATGCGCAGGGTGAAGGAGTGCCCGGCGGGATCGGAGTAGCCGCGCTCCTCGTAGGGGCCGGCCGCGTCCCGTGCCTCGATGGGCCGGCCGCCGAGCCCCACCACCCGGCGCTCCGCCTCGTCCAGGTCCTCGACCAGGAAGTCGAGATGGACCTGGAGCGAGTTCTCCGGGCGGGGCCAGCTGGGCGGGGTCGCGTTGACGTCGCGGCGGAACGCCAGCCGGACGCCGTCCGCACCCTGTATCTCCACGAGGTTGGCGGACGCGTGCGTCTGCTCACCCTCCAGCAACTCCTTGTAGAACTCGGCGAGTTTCTCGGGTTCGGCGCAGTCCAGTATCAGGACGCCCGCTTTCACCAGTGCCATGCTTCCTCCCGGGGGTCTCCTCTTCCCTGCGCTTATCCCGGGCCCCCGGATTCAGTCGGCGAGCAGCCACCGCCCGTCACGCATGAGCTCCCTGCCCGGCAGCTCGTTCGCCTCCCGCCAGGCCTGGACGCGCTGCGGCAGGACGGTGAAGTACAGGTAACGGGTGGCCAGTTGACGCGGGTCGAAGCCGGTCTTCCCGGCGAAGACCTCGGCGTCCTCCTCGGGCAGGTCCTCGGGCGTCACCGCGCGGACGGTCCCCTCGATCATGACGACGTCGCGGGTCGGGCCGATGCCCAGGCGGGCGGTGCCGGTGGCCACGAGGTTGCGGCCGGTGGGGCTCTCGGCGGGGGTGGCGATCAGCAGGACGGTGCCGTCCCACACGAAGGACAGCGGGACGAGGTACGGGGCGCCGCCGTCGGGACCGGCGGTGGCGACCCAGGCGTCGACGTCGTGCTCCAGCCGGTGGAGGGTGTCCTTCTTGCGCTGTTCGGCGGAGCGGGCGGGCGCTTCGGTCATGGCGTACGGCCTCCTCGGGTGCGGATGGCCTCCAGTGTGTCCGTCACCCTCCGGTCTCCGCACGGAGGTGATCAAGGCGTGTCCGGGCAGCTTCGAGGAGGAGTTCCAGGGCGGCCGGGTAGGAACTGCGCCGCATGGTGGCGGCGAGGTGGCGGGCGGTGGCCGCGATGTGCGGATGGGTGTCGGCGGGCAGCCGGCCGTACGTCGTCCGCCACACCTCGGTCTCGGCGTCGCGGGCGGCCCGGGGCAGCGAGGTGCCCGCGGAGTCCAGGGCGCCGAAGGCGAGGGCCTGGTCCACGAACGCGTGGTAGATCCGCACCGCCTCCGGATCGGGAAACCCGGCCTCGCGCAGCACACGCAGGATGCTCTCCACGGCCTGGATCTCGTGCGTGCGCCCGGTGACGCGGTGCGCGCCGAGCACGGCCGCGCGGGGGTGCGCGAGGGCTCCGGCATGCATGCGCAGCCCGAGGTCGCGCAGGTCCGCCGCCCAGTCGCCGGTGGGCCGCCAGGCGCGCAGGGTGCGGCCGATCAGCTCGTCGGCGACGGCCAGCATCAGGTCGTCCGTGTGCCGGAAGTACCGGTACAGGGAGCTGGGGTCGGCGCCGAGCGCCCGGCCGAGCCGGCGCACGGAGAGCGCGTCGGCGCCGTGCTCCTCGATCAGCCGG of the Streptomyces sp. 1222.5 genome contains:
- a CDS encoding glutathione S-transferase family protein — translated: MGGDGNSAYGHTTFSRSRSHFTDRITADGRDGWPVTAGRYRLVVSRACPWASRAVVSRRLLGLEDALPMAVADPIQDDRSWRFTLDPDGRDPVLGIRFLSEAYDRRETDYPGGVSVPAVVDVPSGRLVTNDYQQLTLDLATEWTSLHRDGAPDLYPASRRDEIDEVMADVYRDVNNGVYRAGFANEQKQYEEACTALFRRLELLAERLAGQRYLVGDTLTEADVRLFTTLVRFDAVYHGHFKCNRWKLAENRVLWAYARDLFQTPGFGDTVDFDHIKRHYYQVHTGINPTGIVPLGPDLAGWLSPHHREELGGRPFGDGTAPGPVPEGERVAPEGRPA
- a CDS encoding DUF4235 domain-containing protein gives rise to the protein MTKNKKKKLPLAYKPVGFALSWAGGALAGMAFRQAWKAIRHEDDAPDALDPDRGWGEILLAAAVQGAIFAVVRSAVDRTGAKAIERSTGVWPSSDKGGRD
- a CDS encoding VOC family protein; translated protein: MALVKAGVLILDCAEPEKLAEFYKELLEGEQTHASANLVEIQGADGVRLAFRRDVNATPPSWPRPENSLQVHLDFLVEDLDEAERRVVGLGGRPIEARDAAGPYEERGYSDPAGHSFTLRMVPNRAPKQG
- a CDS encoding pyridoxamine 5'-phosphate oxidase family protein, which encodes MTEAPARSAEQRKKDTLHRLEHDVDAWVATAGPDGGAPYLVPLSFVWDGTVLLIATPAESPTGRNLVATGTARLGIGPTRDVVMIEGTVRAVTPEDLPEEDAEVFAGKTGFDPRQLATRYLYFTVLPQRVQAWREANELPGRELMRDGRWLLAD
- a CDS encoding TetR/AcrR family transcriptional regulator, translated to MSERVVPPAERRRRRPTKQGVVLSEELIVRTALRLIEEHGADALSVRRLGRALGADPSSLYRYFRHTDDLMLAVADELIGRTLRAWRPTGDWAADLRDLGLRMHAGALAHPRAAVLGAHRVTGRTHEIQAVESILRVLREAGFPDPEAVRIYHAFVDQALAFGALDSAGTSLPRAARDAETEVWRTTYGRLPADTHPHIAATARHLAATMRRSSYPAALELLLEAARTRLDHLRAETGG